A stretch of Linepithema humile isolate Giens D197 chromosome 3, Lhum_UNIL_v1.0, whole genome shotgun sequence DNA encodes these proteins:
- the LOC105676255 gene encoding peptidyl-prolyl cis-trans isomerase, rhodopsin-specific isozyme, whose translation MKCLLTIVVLVAAATSTTEAETYKVTDQVYLDIMIDNHPAGRIVIGLFGDIAPKTVKNFVTLATTGLAGKKYAGTTFHRVIKKFMIQGGDVENGDGTGSISIYGKYFDDETFKVKHSGPLFVSMANAGKNTNGCQFFITTIATPWLDDHHTVFGKVVNGEAVVFKIEQTKTNSDDVPVAPVVIYDSGTLPTEPFTVSDNPYDVWAWIKATCVPLGFSFSILAVFHYMMKQLDI comes from the exons ATGAAGTGCCTGTTGACGATCGTCGTTCTCGTGGCTGCTGCCACCTCGACCACAGAG gcCGAAACATACAAAGTCACCGATCAGGTGTATCTCGACATCATGATCGACAATCATCCAGCTGGAAGAATAGTTATTGGACTATTCGGCGACATCGCACCGAAAACGGTGAAGAACTTCGTCACTCTCGCTACCACTGGCCTAGCTGGGAAAAAATATGCAGGGACCACGTTTCATCGCGTGATAAAGAAGTTCATGATTCAGG GCGGTGATGTAGAAAATGGCGATGGTACCGGCTCCATCAGTATTTACGGCAAATACTTCGACGATGAAACCTTCAAGGTGAAGCACAGCGGGCCATTATTCGTCAGCATGGCGAATGCTGGGAAGAACACCAACGGCTGTCAATTTTTCATCACCACTATAGCAACACCTTGGCTAGATGATCACCATACGGTATTCGGAAAG gtGGTTAACGGTGAAGCTGTAGTCTTTAAGATCGAACAAACCAAAACGAATAGCGATGATGTTCCAGTCGCGCCCGTAGTAATTTACGACAGCGGAACTCTTCCAACGGAGCCGTTTACTGTATCAGATAATCCTTACGA TGTATGGGCGTGGATCAAAGCAACCTGCGTACCATTGGGATTCAGCTTCTCGATACTCGCAGTTTTCCATTACATGATGAAACAGTTGGATATTTAA